The Pyrus communis chromosome 9, drPyrComm1.1, whole genome shotgun sequence genome has a segment encoding these proteins:
- the LOC137745007 gene encoding kinesin-like protein KIN-7K, chloroplastic, which produces MASKYGSKSKKLGLSSSKAANSPASSTTTSSKQYLETSIECQSSPASSSARSKQQYLYSESLPQDGERSKENVTVTVRFRPLSPREIRQGEEIAWYADGDTIVRNEHNPSIAYAYDRVFGPTTTTRHVYDVAAQHVISGAMEGVNGTIFAYGVTSSGKTHTMHGDQRSPGIIPLAVKDAFSIIQETPNREYLLRVSYLEIYNEVVNDLLNPAGQNLRIREDAQGTFVEGIKEEVVLSPAHALSLIAAGEEHRHVGSTNFNLLSSRSHTIFSLTIESSPCGENCEGEAVSLSQLNLIDLAGSESSKAETTGVRRKEGSYINKSLLTLGTVISKLTDTRATHIPYRDSKLTRLLQSSLSGHGRVSLICTVTPSSSSSEETHNTLKFAHRAKHIEIQAAQNKIIDEKSLIKKYQNEIRSLKEELEQLKRGIVTIPQLKDAGEDDILLLKQKLEDGKYKLQSRLEQEEEAKAALLGRIQRLTKLILVSTKETQPSRFSHRPGVRRRHSFGEEELAYLPYKRRDLILDDESIELFVPPLDGSTETTDDILKGEKKTRKHGLLNWLKIRKRDGGTGTLTSTSDKSSGITTSAPSTPQTESGNFHAESRLSHSALTESFPSAESEAREDREVLQENFLGQETPLTSMKSIDQIDLLREQQKILSDEVALHLSALKRLSEEASRHSEKDEIRMEMRKLKDEIKAKKEQIALVEKKIGESFSHNKMGQLEASQSIAEVMEQLNEKSFELEVKAADNRIIQEQLEQKIGECKGLQETVASLKQQLSEALEFKNLSPIVTSRTGSKNLHEELCTEKDNEVLDDKNEVFLLRKQVEELKQKVVELTESKEQLEVRNQKLVEESSYAKGLASAAAVELKALSEEVSKLMNQNEKLAAELAASKNSPTQRRNSSTLRNGRRESHTKQDQSGLVSEMKRELAVSKEREHSYEAALTEKDKREAELQRRVEESKQREAYLENELANMWVLVAKLKKSHGTETDSSDSTKETRHTDGYGGW; this is translated from the exons ATGGCGTCAAAATACGgatcaaaatcaaaaaaattaggtttgagcAGTTCAAAGGCTGCTAATTCCCCTGCATCTTCGACTACAACGTCTTCAAAACAATATTTGGAAACATCTATTGAATGTCAGAGCTCTCCAGCATCTTCTTCAGCTCGAAGTAAGCAACAGTACTTGTACTCGGAAAGTTTGCCGCAAGATGGGGAAAGATCCAAAGAAAACGTCACTGTGACGGTCCGCTTTCGTCCACTCAG CCCGAGGGAAATTCGCCAAGGAGAAGAAATCGCATGGTATGCAGACGGAGACACCATTGTGCGAAATGAACATAATCCATCAATAGCTTATGCATATG ATCGGGTATTCGGCCCTACAACAACAACGCGCCATGTCTATGATGTTGCTGCTCAGCATGTTATTAGTGGCGCTATGGAAGGCGTCAACG GTACAATTTTTGCGTATGGGGTGACCAGCAGCGGGAAGACTCACACTATGCAT GGTGATCAAAGGTCGCCTGGAATTATACCACTGGCTGTGAAGGATGCTTTTAGCATCATCCAAGAG ACTCCAAATCGAGAGTATCTTCTTCGTGTGTCATActtggaaatctataatgag GTTGTTAATGACTTGTTGAATCCAGCAGGACAGAATTTACGAATTAGAGAAGATGCCCAG GGCACTTTTGTTGAAGGAATTAAGGAAGAAGTTGTACTATCCCCAGCTCACGCCCTTTCACTTATAGCAGCTGGAGAAG AGCACAGGCATGTTGGTTCGACAAATTTCAATCTACTCAGTAGCAGGAGCCACACGATATTTTCGCTG ACAATAGAGAGTAGTCCATGTGGGGAAAATTGTGAAGGTGAAGCTGTTAGTCTGTCGCAATTG AACCTCATCGATCTGGCAGGTTCTGAGAGCTCGAAAGCTGAAACTACTGGTGTCAGACGGAAAGAAGGATCCTATATTAATAAAAGTCTGCTAACTCTAGGAACT GTTATATCAAAGTTGACAGATACGAGGGCTACTCATATACCATACAGGGATTCTAAATTGACAAGACTTCTTCAATCTTCTCTAAGTGGACATGGGCGTGTATCT CTCATCTGCACTGTTACTCCTTCATCAAGCAGTTCTGAAGAGACACATAATACATTGAAATTTGCACATCGGGCAAAACACATTGAAATTCAAGCAGCACAAAACAAG ATTATTGATGAGAAGTCGCTCATTAAGAAATATCAAAACGAGATACGTAGTTTAAAGGAAGAGTTAGAACAGTTGAAGAGGGGGATAGTCACAATTCCTCAACTAAAAGATGCTGGGGAAGATGATATTCTGCTCCTTAAACAAAAG TTAGAAGATGGTAAATACAAACTGCAATCAAGActggaacaagaagaagaagccaaagCTGCTTTGTTGGGAAGAATCCAAAGGTTGACAAAATTGATTTTGGTCTCAACAAAAGAAACACAACCGTCAAGGTTTTCTCACCGACCTGGAGTTAGAAGAAGACATTCCTTTGGTGAAGAGGAG CTTGCATACCTACCATACAAAAGGCGGGACTTGATTTTGGATGATGAAAGCATTGAATTGTTTGTTCCTCCTCTTGATGGGAGTACTGAAACGACTGATGACATACTGAAGGGGGAGAAGAAGACTCGGAAGCATGGACTTTTAAACTGGTTAAAAATAAGG AAACGTGATGGTGGTACGGGGACCTTGACAAGCACAAGTGATAAATCCAGTGGAATAACTACTAGTGCACCTTCAACACCTCAAACGGAAAGTGGTAATTTTCATGCAGAATCCAGACTTTCACATTCAGCACTTACAGAAAGCTTTCCATCAGCTGAGTCCGAGGCTAGAGAGGATAGAGAAGTTCTTCAGGAAAATTTCCTGGGACAAGAGACACCTTTG ACTAGCATGAAGTCAATTGATCAGATCGATCTTTTAAGGGAGCAGCAAAAAATCTTGTCTGATGAGGTAGCACTCCATTTAAGTGCTCTGAAGCGGTTGTCTGAGGAGGCTTCAAGACACTCCGAAAAGGATGAAATTAGGATGGAAATGCGAAAGTTAAAAGATGAAATCAAGGCGAAGAAGGAACAAATAGCTTTggtggaaaagaaaattggagAGTCCTTTTCACACAACAAAATGGGTCAACTGGAAGCATCCCAA TCTATTGCTGAAGTGATGGAGCAATTGAATGAGAAGTCCTTCGAACTTGAG GTTAAAGCTGCTGATAATCGTATAATCCAAGAACAGCTAGAACAAAAG ATCGGTGAATGCAAAGGATTGCAAGAAACAGTCGCCTCCTTGAAACAGCAGCTTTCTGAGGCACTAGAGTTCAAAAATTTGAGCCCAATAGTCACTTCTCGAACTGGTTCCAAAAACTTGCATGAGGAACTGTGCACAGAGAAAGATAATGAAGTGTTGGATGACAAAAATGAAGTTTTTCTTCTACGGAagcag GTCGAAGAACTGAAGCAGAAGGTGGTTGAACTGACGGAGTCAAAGGAACAGCTAGAAGTTCGGAACCAGAAACTTGTGGAGGAGAGCTCGTATGCCAAAGGTCTAGCCTCAGCTGCTGCCGTTGAGCTCAAGGCATTATCAGAAGAAGTTTCCAAACTCATGAACCAAAACGAAAAACTAGCTGCTGAGCTGGCCGCATCTAAGAACTCTCCTACTCAGCGTCGAAATAGTAGCACACTCCGAAATGGTCGGAGAGAGAGTCACACCAAACAGGACCAAAGTGGGCTTGTCTCAGAAATGAAGAGAGAACTGGCGGTGAGTAAGGAGAGAGAGCATTCATACGAGGCTGCTCTTACGGAAAAGGATAAAAGAGAGGCTGAGCTTCAAAGAAGGGTTGAGGAATCCAAGCAAAGAGAAGCGTACTTGGAAAATGAACTCGCCAACATGTGGGTTCTCGTGGCAAAGTTGAAAAAATCACACGGAACTGAAACTGATTCTTCAGACTCAACAAAGGAGACGCGACATACTGATGGTTATGGGGGATGGTGA